Within the Prochlorococcus sp. MIT 1300 genome, the region TGGTTCCTTCTACTTGTGGAAGGGCTAGGGCTTTGTTGGTCCGCAATGGAGATGTCCCTGTATATGTGGCATATGGTCAGGCTCAGTTAGGGATTGTTGGCTATGACGTTCTGAGAGAACATCAAATGCCAGTTGCACATTTGGTTGACCTTGGTTTCGGTGGCTGTCGAATGGCTGTAGCTGTTAAGTCAAGTAGTGGTTATCAGCGGGCCGCTGATTTGCCACCCCATTGTCGGGTGGCAAGTAAGTTCACATCATGTGCAAGAGAATTTTTTGATGCTTTAGATCTTCCTGTTGAGTTGGTTCATCTCACTGGATCAGTTGAGTTAGGCCCTATTACAGGAATCGCCGAAGCAATAGTTGATTTGGTAGCAACTGGGCGTACTCTTAAAGAGAATGGCCTTTTGGCTATTGAGGATCTTTTTTATTCAACTGCACGTTTGGTTGGTCATCCGCTTTCTTTGAGATTGGACAATGGGGAATTGAGTAGTATTGTGCAGGCGATAAGAACTGAAAAACCCTTAATTAAGGCCTCAAATTAATGGCTTTAAATGATTTTCAACGAGTGCGTCGGCTAGGCCTTTATCTTAGAAAGGACCGAAAAAGTCTTATCATAATTCTTTTGATTCTTCTGCCCGTTGCTTTCGCAGGAGCTGTTCAACCTCTTTTAGTGGGTCAGGCAATAAGTGTTTTGAGGGGAGAGCCAACTTTCAATTGGGTTAGCCGATTCTCTGATGGAAATGCAATAAGAACTTTGGTGGGAATGTTATTTATTTCTGTACTCCTTAGGCTCTTCCTTCAAGGCTTTCAAAGCTACACAATTCAGTCTGTTGGTCAAAGGTTAACCGCTCGTATTCGTGAAGAATTATTCTCTCACTCAATGGCTCTTTCATTGCGTTTTCATGACAGAATGCCTGTGGGAAAGTTGCTTACTAGATTGACTAGTGACGTAGATGCCTTAGCAGAAGTTTTTGGGAGTGGAGCTGTTGGAGTAATGGCTGATTTTGTCAGCCTTGGAGTAATTGCTTCCACAATGTTTTTTATTGAATGGAGGTTGGGCCTTCTTCTTTTGCTTACTCAAGTTCCGGTTACGGCTTTTATTTTGTGGTTGCAAAAACGCTATAGAAATGCCAATTATCGTGTTAGAGAAGAACTTTCTCAACTCAATGCAGATTTTCAGGAGAATCTTCAGGGAATTGAAGTTGTCCAGATGTTTCGTCGTGAAAGATTAAATGCACAAAGATTTGGTTTGACAGGAAGAGCTTATAGGAATGCAGTTAATGGAACAATCTTTTATGACAGCAGCATTTCTGCCTTTGTTGAATGGGTTTCTTTAGCTGCGGTTGCATTTGTATTGGCTTTAGGAGGTTGGATGGTTACTTCTGGCGAGTTGGGATTAGGAACTCTTACAACATTTGTACTTTATTCTCAAAGACTTTTTGAGCCATTAAGGCAACTTGCTGAAAGATTTACTCAGATTCAAGGTGGCTTGACTGCTGTTCAAAGAATAGGGGAATTACTTGAAGAGCCTCTAGAAATTATTGATAGGCCAATTTCTACCTCAATTTTTCCTAACAATAATGAATTGACTACTTTAGGTGAGGTCATATTTGAGGATGTTAGTTTTTCATATAGAAAAGATGAGCCTATTATTAAACAATTAAACTTCAAAATTTCACCCGGCGAGCATGTTGCTTTGGTAGGACCTACTGGCTCAGGTAAGACCACTGTTATTAGGTTGCTCTGCAGATTGTATGAACCTCAAACTGGCCGAATATTGCTTGATGGAGAAGATATTAGAAACATCCCAATGACAGAATTGAGAATGCAGCTTGGTGTGGTTTTACAGGACACTTTTCTTTTTAGTGGCAATGTTGCAGATAATTTGAGATTAGATTCAGCTGCTGAAGATGAATATCTTGAGAAGGTTTGTAGGGAATTGGGCTTAGTTCCATTATTAAACCGATTGCCTAAAGGACTTAAGACAGAGCTTAGAGAGAGAGGAGGTAACCTTTCTTCAGGGGAACGACAATTATTAGCTGTTGCAAGAGTGGCTATTCGAAATCCAAACGTACTTGTTATGGATGAAGCTACAGCCTTTATGGACCCTTCCACTGAAGCAACGCTTCAGAGAGATCTAGAGAGACTTCTTGAACGGAGAACAGCACTAGTAATCGCTCATCGTCTTGCAACTGTTGAGGCAGCTGATCGCATTCTTGTCCTTAAAGGAGGCAGGCTTATTGAGGAGGGGACACATCAAAATTTACGTAAGAAG harbors:
- a CDS encoding ABC transporter ATP-binding protein is translated as MALNDFQRVRRLGLYLRKDRKSLIIILLILLPVAFAGAVQPLLVGQAISVLRGEPTFNWVSRFSDGNAIRTLVGMLFISVLLRLFLQGFQSYTIQSVGQRLTARIREELFSHSMALSLRFHDRMPVGKLLTRLTSDVDALAEVFGSGAVGVMADFVSLGVIASTMFFIEWRLGLLLLLTQVPVTAFILWLQKRYRNANYRVREELSQLNADFQENLQGIEVVQMFRRERLNAQRFGLTGRAYRNAVNGTIFYDSSISAFVEWVSLAAVAFVLALGGWMVTSGELGLGTLTTFVLYSQRLFEPLRQLAERFTQIQGGLTAVQRIGELLEEPLEIIDRPISTSIFPNNNELTTLGEVIFEDVSFSYRKDEPIIKQLNFKISPGEHVALVGPTGSGKTTVIRLLCRLYEPQTGRILLDGEDIRNIPMTELRMQLGVVLQDTFLFSGNVADNLRLDSAAEDEYLEKVCRELGLVPLLNRLPKGLKTELRERGGNLSSGERQLLAVARVAIRNPNVLVMDEATAFMDPSTEATLQRDLERLLERRTALVIAHRLATVEAADRILVLKGGRLIEEGTHQNLRKKGGLYSQLADLQERGLADL
- the hisG gene encoding ATP phosphoribosyltransferase, producing the protein MITVALAKGALLKDSVARFASAGLDFSAVLNSENRQLMVPSTCGRARALLVRNGDVPVYVAYGQAQLGIVGYDVLREHQMPVAHLVDLGFGGCRMAVAVKSSSGYQRAADLPPHCRVASKFTSCAREFFDALDLPVELVHLTGSVELGPITGIAEAIVDLVATGRTLKENGLLAIEDLFYSTARLVGHPLSLRLDNGELSSIVQAIRTEKPLIKASN